In one window of Chrysiogenia bacterium DNA:
- a CDS encoding lysophospholipid acyltransferase family protein, giving the protein MKRFIGRLILKLIGWEILGERPPHDKFVLIAAPHTSNWDLPIMLSIALVFDIKLHWIGKHTLFRFPYGWFMRFLGGIPIDRRAPQGMVGQVADAFRNSEKLVIVVPPEGTRGRAEYWKSGFYWMAKEAGVPIVTGVLDYKEKRGGFGPGIYPSDDIKADMDKFRAFYKGRTAKFPECFGPVRLKEEETA; this is encoded by the coding sequence TCATCGGCCGCCTCATCCTCAAGCTGATCGGGTGGGAGATTCTCGGCGAGCGTCCGCCGCACGACAAGTTCGTGCTTATCGCGGCGCCGCATACCAGCAACTGGGATCTGCCCATTATGCTGAGCATAGCGCTTGTTTTCGACATCAAGTTGCACTGGATCGGCAAACACACCCTCTTCCGTTTTCCCTACGGCTGGTTCATGCGATTTCTGGGCGGCATTCCCATCGATCGCCGCGCGCCCCAGGGCATGGTCGGCCAGGTCGCCGACGCCTTTCGCAATTCCGAAAAACTCGTCATCGTCGTCCCGCCCGAGGGGACACGCGGCCGCGCCGAGTACTGGAAGTCGGGTTTCTACTGGATGGCCAAGGAAGCAGGCGTGCCCATCGTGACGGGCGTGCTCGACTACAAGGAAAAACGCGGCGGATTCGGCCCGGGCATCTATCCCAGCGACGACATCAAGGCCGACATGGACAAGTTCCGCGCCTTCTACAAGGGCCGCACCGCCAAGTTCCCCGAGTGCTTCGGGCCCGTTCGACTCAAGGAAGAGGAAACGGCG